From the genome of Triticum aestivum cultivar Chinese Spring chromosome 3B, IWGSC CS RefSeq v2.1, whole genome shotgun sequence, one region includes:
- the LOC123064686 gene encoding uncharacterized protein: MVYSADPQFLRFLQEGITCDSVLAMGVTVRVEITQLSWNSRKEVIDWLNLLISESSGQASNGGAANPVNSVPVQEICITNEQAPVPAIDEQQVIDLTMSDD; the protein is encoded by the exons ATGGTGTACTCGGCGGACCCGCAGTTCCTGCGGTTCCTCCAGGAGGGAATAACCTGTGACTCAGTGTTGGCTATGGGGGTGACGGTGCGGGTGGAGATCACCCAACTCAGCTGGAATTCCAGGAAGGAGGTCATCGACTGGCTCAACTTGCTCATCTCAG AAAGCAGCGGCCAGGCATCCAATGGAGGCGCTGCTAACCCGGTGAATTCAGTGCCTGTGCAAGAGATCTGCATAACCAACGAACAGGCCCCTGTCCCTGCTATCGACGAACAGCAAGTGATCGACCTTACCATGTCTGACGACTAA